One genomic segment of Catalinimonas alkaloidigena includes these proteins:
- the nqrC gene encoding NADH:ubiquinone reductase (Na(+)-transporting) subunit C codes for MRQSNTYIIVFSAVLTIILGGLISLASVGLKPMQDMQVALDTQKKILGAVMDLQPTDDIPAIYNERVETLVVNASGEEVQEVDGEPVIAEKVNIASQYDKAPEDRLYPVYKYKGEDGEVSSYVLPVYGSGLWDDIWGYVALESDLETIRGVVFDHAGETPGLGARITTVEVQERFAGKKIYDDIGELVAVRMMKGETGDPSAYNANQVDGMSGATITAVGVNDMLSNYLTYYQPYLERAAKANDVEKPDSEEQYTDV; via the coding sequence GTGCGACAGTCTAACACTTATATTATCGTATTCTCCGCTGTATTGACCATCATACTTGGCGGATTGATTTCACTTGCGTCTGTAGGGCTTAAGCCTATGCAGGATATGCAAGTCGCTTTGGATACGCAGAAGAAGATCTTAGGTGCAGTAATGGACCTGCAGCCTACAGATGATATTCCTGCTATTTATAACGAAAGAGTTGAGACACTGGTGGTAAACGCTAGTGGAGAAGAAGTTCAGGAAGTAGACGGAGAGCCTGTAATAGCTGAAAAAGTGAACATTGCCTCTCAGTATGATAAGGCTCCTGAAGACCGACTTTATCCAGTTTACAAATACAAGGGAGAGGATGGAGAAGTAAGTTCTTATGTATTGCCTGTCTATGGTAGCGGTCTCTGGGATGATATCTGGGGATATGTTGCGCTGGAAAGCGACCTCGAAACCATCAGAGGAGTGGTATTTGATCATGCCGGTGAAACCCCTGGTCTGGGAGCGAGAATCACTACAGTAGAAGTACAGGAACGCTTCGCAGGTAAGAAGATTTATGATGACATAGGAGAACTTGTAGCAGTGCGTATGATGAAAGGGGAGACCGGAGATCCTAGCGCCTACAATGCTAATCAGGTGGATGGTATGTCAGGTGCAACGATTACTGCTGTAGGTGTTAATGATATGTTGTCTAATTATCTTACTTATTATCAACCTTACCTGGAAAGGGCTGCAAAAGCGAATGATGTTGAAAAGCCTGATTCAGAAGAGCAGTATACTGATGTATAA
- a CDS encoding DUF502 domain-containing protein, giving the protein MNRFVSYFFRGLLFVVPVALTMYIIILAISWLDSLIPFAVPGLGMLTILVFITLIGYLASTLLAGPIFKLLEELLVKVPLINIIYSSLKDLISAFVGDKKKFNQPVLVTLNPEFVIQKPGFITQKDLSQLGLVDQVAVYLPHSYNFSGNLYIVPAKFVVPIKAASSADIMKFIVSGGVSGLQEVENQTDEGDRPGLH; this is encoded by the coding sequence ATGAACCGCTTCGTTTCTTATTTTTTTCGTGGTCTTCTCTTTGTAGTGCCTGTTGCACTCACTATGTATATCATTATTCTAGCCATTAGCTGGCTGGATAGCTTGATTCCTTTTGCAGTTCCGGGTTTAGGAATGCTTACCATTTTAGTATTCATCACACTCATAGGATACCTGGCATCTACTCTACTGGCCGGCCCGATATTTAAGCTTCTGGAAGAATTACTGGTTAAGGTTCCGCTAATCAATATAATCTATTCGTCGTTAAAAGATTTGATATCCGCTTTTGTGGGAGATAAAAAGAAATTTAACCAGCCGGTGCTGGTCACACTTAACCCTGAATTTGTTATCCAGAAACCTGGTTTTATTACTCAGAAAGATTTGTCACAACTGGGTTTGGTAGATCAGGTAGCAGTATATCTGCCACATTCATATAACTTTTCAGGTAATTTATACATCGTCCCTGCCAAATTTGTGGTGCCCATCAAAGCAGCATCCAGTGCGGATATCATGAAGTTCATTGTATCCGGAGGTGTATCGGGCTTACAAGAAGTTGAAAACCAGACTGATGAAGGAGATAGGCCGGGCTTGCACTGA
- the cmk gene encoding (d)CMP kinase produces the protein MQDIIIALDGYSGCGKSSTAKEVAKALKYTYLDSGAMYRAVTLYFLRHQVNLQDSEVVAEALDAINIRFSRNEDSLLNETYLNGENVEEEIRKMEVSKNVSAVSALPVVRKKMVSQQRALGKDKRVVMDGRDIGSHVFPEAELKIFMTADLKVRAERRMKELAEKGGGASLEEIENNLRERDKLDSSRAQSPLIRTEDAIEIDTTYLNFDEQVKKIVDLAKKLIER, from the coding sequence ATGCAGGATATTATCATAGCTTTAGATGGTTATTCCGGTTGTGGCAAGAGTTCTACTGCTAAAGAGGTAGCGAAGGCTCTTAAGTACACTTATCTCGACTCAGGCGCTATGTATCGTGCGGTAACACTTTACTTCCTCCGACACCAGGTAAATTTGCAGGACTCAGAAGTGGTAGCAGAAGCTTTGGATGCTATTAATATCCGCTTTTCACGTAATGAAGATAGCCTGCTTAATGAAACTTATTTAAATGGCGAAAACGTTGAGGAGGAGATTAGAAAAATGGAAGTTTCCAAAAACGTAAGTGCAGTTAGTGCACTGCCAGTGGTACGAAAAAAAATGGTCAGTCAGCAAAGAGCGCTAGGTAAAGATAAAAGAGTAGTGATGGATGGACGTGATATTGGAAGTCATGTTTTTCCTGAAGCCGAGCTAAAAATTTTTATGACAGCAGACCTGAAAGTGCGCGCTGAAAGAAGAATGAAAGAACTGGCTGAGAAAGGGGGGGGAGCGTCACTGGAAGAAATAGAAAATAATCTTAGAGAAAGAGATAAACTGGATAGCAGCAGAGCGCAGAGCCCCTTGATCAGAACAGAAGATGCCATAGAGATAGATACTACTTATCTGAATTTTGATGAGCAGGTAAAAAAGATTGTAGATCTCGCAAAAAAACTGATAGAAAGATAA
- a CDS encoding NADH:ubiquinone reductase (Na(+)-transporting) subunit D, translating into MSTEVADKPVKEKEKSEALLSKRRRRFVSDPLNDDNPITVQVLGICSALAVTTQLSPTLIMAVSVVFVIVFSNLIISLIRNLVPGRVRIIVQLAVIATLVTLVDQVLKAYFYDAWKVLSVFVGLIITNCIVMGRLEAFAMGNKPYDSVLDGLGSGFGYAWVILAVAFFRELLGSASIFGFKVFEAIGIENFPTNGLMVSPVGAFMILGIIIWVQRSLTGYVER; encoded by the coding sequence ATGAGCACAGAAGTAGCTGATAAACCAGTAAAAGAAAAAGAGAAATCGGAAGCTTTATTGTCAAAAAGGAGACGGAGGTTTGTATCCGACCCTCTCAATGACGATAATCCTATTACCGTCCAGGTTTTAGGAATCTGCTCTGCCCTTGCGGTAACTACCCAGCTGAGCCCTACCCTGATCATGGCGGTCTCAGTGGTTTTCGTAATTGTTTTTTCTAATCTGATTATTTCTCTGATTAGAAATTTGGTCCCCGGTAGAGTTAGAATTATTGTGCAACTAGCCGTCATTGCTACCCTGGTAACATTAGTAGACCAGGTGCTGAAAGCTTATTTCTACGATGCATGGAAAGTGTTGTCAGTATTTGTAGGTCTGATCATTACCAACTGTATAGTAATGGGTAGGCTGGAAGCCTTTGCCATGGGTAATAAACCTTACGATTCTGTGCTGGACGGTCTTGGCAGTGGCTTTGGATATGCGTGGGTGATTTTGGCTGTGGCCTTTTTCAGAGAGCTTCTTGGATCAGCATCTATTTTTGGCTTTAAAGTTTTTGAAGCTATTGGCATTGAAAACTTCCCTACTAATGGACTAATGGTATCTCCAGTGGGAGCCTTTATGATCCTCGGAATTATTATTTGGGTACAGCGTAGCTTAACTGGATACGTAGAAAGATAA
- a CDS encoding Na(+)-translocating NADH-quinone reductase subunit A yields the protein MSQHIKLKKGFNINLAGKPQQVVAEADRSETFSVKPTDFIGIIRPKVTVREGDVVKAGTPVLFDKKMNQVMYCAPVSGEVVEIVRGEKRKLLEIKILADKQIEYEQFKEHSASELSGISREQAQETMLKGGVWPQLIQRPYGIVANPEDTPKAIFISTFDTHPLAPDYDVLLKNQASFFEAGIEILKKFTSGKVNLGVNADAEVSPIFSNVKGVQVNKFSGPHPAGNVGVHIHHTDPIGKGDLVWTIDPYGVVQIGKMFLNGVFDASKTIALTGSEVKEPKYYQTYIGACIDKLVEGNIKQEHVRYISGNVLTGEKISKQGYLGFYHHQLTVIPEGDQYEFLGWLKPTTSKLSFHRALGLLSFLNPKKEFVLTTNTLGEERAFVQTGIFEKVTPMDILPEYLIKAIMAEDYDDMEALGIFEVIEEDLALCEFIDVSKHEIQAILREGINLIKATT from the coding sequence ATGTCTCAGCACATCAAACTTAAAAAAGGATTTAACATAAATCTTGCAGGTAAACCTCAACAAGTAGTTGCCGAAGCTGACAGATCAGAAACTTTCTCTGTAAAACCTACTGACTTTATCGGTATCATTCGTCCCAAAGTTACTGTACGGGAAGGAGATGTCGTCAAGGCTGGTACACCGGTTTTATTTGACAAGAAAATGAACCAGGTCATGTACTGCGCTCCGGTAAGTGGAGAGGTTGTAGAAATAGTAAGAGGAGAGAAGCGAAAGCTGCTTGAAATTAAAATTTTGGCTGACAAGCAAATTGAATACGAACAGTTTAAGGAGCATTCAGCATCAGAATTGTCAGGCATTAGTAGAGAGCAGGCTCAGGAAACTATGCTTAAAGGAGGCGTTTGGCCACAGCTTATCCAACGTCCCTATGGTATTGTCGCCAATCCTGAAGATACCCCCAAGGCTATTTTTATTTCTACCTTTGATACTCATCCTCTGGCCCCTGACTATGATGTTCTACTGAAGAATCAGGCAAGCTTTTTTGAAGCGGGCATTGAAATCCTCAAGAAATTTACAAGCGGAAAAGTAAACCTGGGTGTAAATGCCGACGCAGAGGTTTCTCCTATATTCTCCAACGTAAAAGGCGTTCAGGTCAACAAGTTTTCAGGACCTCACCCTGCCGGTAATGTAGGAGTACATATTCACCACACAGACCCTATTGGTAAAGGTGATTTGGTATGGACTATTGATCCATATGGCGTAGTACAAATAGGTAAAATGTTTTTGAATGGAGTATTTGATGCTTCCAAGACTATTGCCCTTACCGGCTCTGAAGTGAAGGAACCTAAGTACTACCAGACTTATATAGGCGCTTGCATAGATAAACTCGTGGAAGGTAATATCAAGCAGGAGCATGTGCGCTATATCTCTGGAAATGTGCTTACCGGGGAAAAAATCAGTAAACAAGGATACCTTGGATTTTACCATCATCAACTGACAGTAATTCCTGAAGGAGACCAATACGAATTTCTAGGATGGTTAAAGCCTACGACCAGTAAGTTAAGCTTTCACAGGGCGTTAGGTTTACTGTCTTTTCTCAATCCCAAGAAAGAATTTGTGTTAACCACCAATACACTGGGCGAGGAGAGAGCCTTTGTGCAAACCGGGATATTTGAGAAAGTAACTCCTATGGATATCCTGCCGGAATACTTGATCAAAGCAATCATGGCGGAAGATTATGACGATATGGAAGCACTTGGGATATTTGAAGTCATTGAAGAAGACCTTGCCCTATGCGAATTTATAGATGTATCCAAACATGAAATTCAGGCCATACTACGCGAAGGTATTAACCTGATTAAAGCTACTACATAA
- the guaA gene encoding glutamine-hydrolyzing GMP synthase, translated as MSEMILIIDFGSQYTQLIARRVRELNVYCEIHPFNHLPEPDSLEGNVKGVILSGSPCSVKDEEAPHIDLQDYLGKLPVLGICYGAQLMAEKYGGEIVPSRIREYGRAKLSKIDTHKDLLKELTQDTQVWMSHGDTINSVPDSFEVIAKTPTVAVAAFKIKDQETYGIQFHPEVTHSLEGKTVLRNFVVHICKCAQDWTPDIFVEATIASLQETLGNDKVVLGLSGGVDSSVAATLLHRAIGKNLHCIFVDNGLLRKNEFEDVLTSYKDLGLNVKGVDAHEEFYTALAGISDPEEKRKAIGRVFIEIFDAEAHKIKDVKWLGQGTIYPDVIESVSVKGPSATIKSHHNVGGLPEKMHLKVVEPLKTLFKDEVREVGKTLEIPRNILQRHPFPGPGLAIRILGDITAERVRILQEVDHIFISKLKQEKLYDQVWQAGVILLPIQSVGVMGDERTYEGVVSLRAVSSVDGMTADWSHLPYEFLSDVSNEIINNVKGVNRVVYDISSKPPATIEWE; from the coding sequence ATGTCAGAAATGATTCTAATTATCGATTTTGGTTCTCAATATACGCAGCTTATTGCGCGTAGGGTAAGAGAACTGAATGTGTATTGTGAGATACACCCGTTCAACCACCTTCCAGAGCCGGATAGCCTGGAAGGAAACGTAAAAGGAGTAATACTTTCAGGTAGCCCGTGCTCAGTGAAAGACGAGGAAGCACCTCATATTGACTTGCAGGATTATCTGGGCAAGCTTCCGGTACTAGGTATATGCTATGGAGCTCAATTAATGGCTGAAAAATACGGGGGAGAGATAGTCCCTTCTCGCATCAGAGAGTATGGCAGAGCCAAACTGAGCAAAATAGATACCCACAAAGACCTGCTCAAGGAGCTAACTCAGGATACACAGGTATGGATGTCACATGGGGATACGATTAACAGTGTACCTGATTCTTTTGAAGTGATAGCAAAGACCCCTACAGTGGCAGTCGCTGCTTTCAAAATTAAAGACCAGGAGACATATGGTATACAGTTTCACCCTGAAGTAACACATTCGCTGGAAGGTAAAACAGTACTCAGAAATTTTGTGGTGCATATTTGTAAGTGCGCTCAGGACTGGACTCCTGATATTTTTGTGGAGGCTACGATTGCTTCATTACAGGAAACTTTAGGAAATGATAAAGTAGTATTAGGGCTCTCAGGAGGGGTAGACTCTTCAGTGGCTGCTACTTTGCTACACAGGGCAATAGGTAAAAACCTGCACTGTATTTTTGTAGATAACGGACTTCTCCGTAAAAATGAATTTGAGGATGTGCTGACGTCATATAAAGACCTGGGGCTCAACGTAAAAGGAGTAGATGCCCATGAAGAGTTTTATACGGCATTGGCCGGCATTTCTGATCCTGAAGAAAAAAGAAAAGCTATCGGCAGAGTATTTATTGAAATATTTGATGCTGAAGCACACAAGATCAAAGATGTAAAATGGCTGGGTCAAGGTACCATTTACCCAGATGTAATTGAATCAGTATCAGTCAAAGGGCCTTCAGCCACAATTAAGTCACACCATAATGTAGGAGGTCTGCCCGAAAAGATGCATCTCAAAGTGGTTGAGCCACTCAAAACACTTTTTAAAGATGAAGTAAGGGAAGTGGGTAAGACATTGGAAATCCCGCGAAACATTCTGCAAAGACATCCTTTCCCCGGGCCGGGACTGGCTATCCGGATTTTGGGTGATATCACTGCTGAAAGGGTAAGAATATTGCAGGAGGTAGATCATATCTTCATTAGTAAGCTCAAACAGGAAAAGCTCTATGACCAGGTCTGGCAGGCAGGAGTCATTCTTTTACCTATTCAATCCGTAGGAGTAATGGGTGACGAAAGAACATATGAGGGTGTTGTGAGTTTAAGAGCAGTAAGCAGTGTGGATGGTATGACCGCCGACTGGAGTCATTTACCTTATGAATTTTTAAGTGATGTGTCCAATGAGATTATTAACAATGTAAAAGGAGTAAACAGAGTGGTTTATGATATCAGCTCTAAACCTCCGGCTACCATTGAATGGGAATAG
- a CDS encoding NADH:ubiquinone reductase (Na(+)-transporting) subunit B, translated as MKAIRDILDKQKPLFEKGGKFEKYYYLFEANETFLFVPNETTGIKGAQVRDAINLKRLMITVVVAMIPCLLFGIYNVGHTHFLATGQLATFGEKVLLGATVVLPVVLTAYVAGGLVEVVFSLIRRHPINEGFLVTGMLIPLILPPTIPLWQVALASVFAVVIAKEVFGGTGMNVLNVAMTARAFLYFAYPSDMSGDVWYYLGDQQYADGFTGATALGLAAETILVDGTQEVTSTLATTNDGLFSFWNMFIGFIPGSIGETSTLMALVGAIILIATGVGSWKIILSVFGGALGLGYLLTAFGANEFMMMPAHYHWVMGGLAFGAVFMATDPVSAAHTESGKWVYGALIGIITVIIRVLNPAYPEGIMLAVLFMNVFAPLIDHVVVQSNKKRRLQRATV; from the coding sequence ATGAAAGCGATTAGAGATATATTAGACAAGCAGAAGCCACTATTTGAAAAAGGTGGTAAGTTTGAGAAGTATTATTACCTCTTTGAGGCTAATGAGACCTTCTTATTTGTACCCAATGAAACTACTGGAATTAAAGGTGCTCAGGTGCGCGATGCGATCAATCTGAAGCGCTTAATGATTACCGTAGTAGTAGCGATGATTCCATGCCTGTTGTTCGGCATATATAATGTAGGACATACACATTTTCTGGCTACCGGCCAGTTGGCTACCTTCGGCGAAAAAGTTCTGCTAGGTGCTACCGTGGTATTGCCGGTTGTACTTACTGCCTATGTAGCCGGAGGCTTGGTAGAAGTGGTATTCTCTCTTATCCGCCGCCATCCGATCAACGAAGGCTTTTTGGTAACAGGAATGTTAATTCCATTGATTTTGCCACCTACTATTCCATTGTGGCAGGTAGCATTAGCATCTGTCTTTGCCGTGGTGATTGCCAAAGAAGTATTTGGAGGGACGGGCATGAATGTACTGAACGTTGCCATGACAGCCCGTGCTTTCTTGTATTTTGCTTACCCTTCGGATATGTCGGGAGATGTGTGGTACTATTTAGGTGACCAGCAATATGCTGACGGTTTTACCGGAGCTACCGCATTGGGACTGGCTGCAGAGACTATACTTGTTGACGGAACACAGGAAGTTACTTCTACATTGGCTACCACTAATGATGGTCTTTTTTCTTTCTGGAATATGTTTATAGGCTTTATTCCGGGATCAATTGGGGAAACCTCTACGTTGATGGCATTGGTTGGAGCCATTATTCTTATCGCTACTGGAGTGGGTAGCTGGAAAATTATTTTAAGTGTATTTGGTGGTGCCTTAGGCTTGGGATATTTACTGACTGCTTTTGGTGCTAACGAATTTATGATGATGCCTGCTCATTACCACTGGGTAATGGGTGGTTTAGCTTTTGGTGCGGTATTTATGGCGACTGATCCTGTATCTGCTGCACATACAGAATCCGGAAAATGGGTTTACGGTGCACTAATCGGAATTATTACAGTAATCATAAGAGTATTAAATCCTGCTTATCCGGAAGGAATCATGTTGGCAGTACTCTTCATGAATGTATTTGCACCGCTTATTGACCATGTAGTTGTTCAATCAAACAAAAAAAGAAGATTACAACGTGCGACAGTCTAA
- the nqrE gene encoding NADH:ubiquinone reductase (Na(+)-transporting) subunit E codes for MDLINLGIKAIFIENMVLAYFLGMCSYLAVSKKVSTAVGLGSAVVFVLTITVPINWVLQELVLKEGALTWAGDQFATIDLSFLRFIMFIAVIAAMVQLVEMVIEKVSPALYGTLGIFLPLIAVNCAILGSSLFMVQRDYTIGEAAVFGFGSGTGFLLAIVALAAIRERLKYSNVPDGLKGLGITMLITGLMGIAFLSFVGISI; via the coding sequence ATGGATTTAATAAATTTAGGAATTAAGGCAATTTTTATTGAGAACATGGTACTCGCCTATTTCTTAGGTATGTGTTCTTATCTGGCAGTATCCAAGAAGGTGTCTACCGCTGTTGGTCTGGGGTCCGCCGTTGTTTTCGTACTTACGATTACTGTACCGATTAACTGGGTACTGCAAGAGCTTGTGTTAAAGGAAGGTGCACTAACATGGGCAGGCGATCAGTTTGCAACCATTGACCTGAGCTTTTTACGCTTTATCATGTTTATTGCGGTAATTGCAGCAATGGTACAATTGGTTGAAATGGTAATTGAAAAAGTTTCTCCTGCGCTGTATGGTACGCTGGGAATTTTCTTACCGCTGATTGCTGTAAACTGTGCGATATTAGGGTCTTCACTTTTTATGGTCCAGAGAGATTATACTATTGGTGAAGCCGCAGTATTTGGTTTTGGATCTGGTACGGGATTTCTGCTGGCGATTGTAGCCCTGGCCGCAATCCGTGAACGTTTGAAATATTCCAACGTTCCCGATGGACTCAAAGGACTGGGAATTACGATGTTGATTACTGGACTTATGGGTATTGCTTTTTTATCTTTTGTGGGAATCTCTATCTAA
- a CDS encoding 4-hydroxy-3-methylbut-2-enyl diphosphate reductase — protein sequence MEVTIDSNSGYCFGVEFAIQMAEDEMQDGNKLYCLGDIVHNDMEVKRLHDKGLRIINRDDLSRVTDCKVLIRAHGEPPETYQTALKNNIELIDASCPVVLKLQNRVKNAYDAMQEKSGQVVIYGQPGHAEIIGLTGQTRGDAIIILKDEDLDEIDFARPVTLFSQTTKSTKGFYRIKAMIEERMRASSHDLKTIEFNANDSICRQVSNREPQLQRFSREQDVIIFVSSKKSSNGKALYSVCKAENERSYFIANEEELEAEWFENAEKAGVCGATSTPMWLMENVANAIKSIGERCVTTA from the coding sequence ATGGAAGTAACAATTGATAGTAACTCAGGTTATTGTTTTGGAGTTGAATTTGCCATCCAAATGGCTGAAGATGAAATGCAGGATGGTAACAAACTCTACTGCTTGGGAGACATAGTGCACAATGACATGGAAGTCAAAAGACTACATGACAAAGGGTTGCGCATTATTAACAGAGACGATCTTTCCAGAGTTACTGACTGCAAAGTGCTAATAAGGGCACATGGTGAGCCTCCCGAGACTTATCAAACCGCATTAAAAAATAATATTGAACTTATTGATGCTTCTTGTCCGGTCGTGCTCAAACTGCAAAACCGAGTGAAAAATGCTTACGATGCCATGCAGGAGAAGAGCGGGCAGGTTGTGATTTACGGCCAGCCTGGGCATGCCGAAATTATTGGCTTGACTGGACAAACAAGAGGAGATGCTATTATTATTCTTAAGGATGAAGATCTGGACGAAATAGATTTCGCACGTCCCGTCACCTTGTTTAGCCAGACCACCAAAAGCACTAAAGGGTTCTACCGTATAAAAGCAATGATAGAAGAGCGGATGCGCGCTTCCAGCCATGATTTAAAAACCATTGAGTTTAACGCAAATGACAGTATTTGCAGGCAGGTTTCTAACAGAGAACCTCAGTTACAAAGGTTTTCTAGGGAGCAGGACGTTATTATATTTGTGAGTAGTAAAAAAAGCTCAAACGGCAAAGCCTTATACAGTGTTTGCAAAGCCGAAAACGAAAGAAGCTATTTCATCGCCAATGAGGAAGAGTTGGAGGCAGAGTGGTTTGAAAATGCTGAAAAAGCAGGTGTCTGTGGAGCTACCTCCACGCCTATGTGGCTCATGGAAAACGTAGCTAATGCCATCAAAAGTATCGGTGAAAGATGCGTTACGACTGCCTGA
- a CDS encoding ABC transporter substrate-binding protein, whose amino-acid sequence MLSFTVQAQTNQGSASLKGRYEQGKRLYEQAQYSQAIEVFRTLSRQEQSNPYVEYANYYFGLSALKAGQYDLAKNMFLQVISKFPKWDKLGEVDYWLAVTYFKMGDYVQAMGLVNEINNSQLSASLKEDVAFAKEYFLGQATSEELDVLLRQHPKDKMLAEQLVKNMSSRLYDAEGQRVIDSLVNAFDIDLASLGTVSKEASVKKNSYQIAVLLPFLYGNLKPEARQQGNQFVLDLYKGIKIASEELQQNGFNINIHAYDTERSGDKTKSLLSRPEMEQMDVFIGPLYAGPIQEVTQYTKENQKYMFNPLSSNPAVIGENPFSYLMLPSLITQGRRAAQFAIDSLDKNHAVVITSTSVQDSLRVSSFVEAFEKAGRETTVLEEENFNRERIEELVEMLDELGEDNMIYVATDKELIISNTVSAVVMAENNIPVIGNEDWLGISSISYDQLEGFEEYLIAPGYINPENENFKAFKEQYRKKYYDIPNKYAYAGYDLLMYIGNMLDKYGVYFQEFYTQKDKINSLLYSGYDYFNANDNQLVPIVKYEEAELKEVDVRP is encoded by the coding sequence TTGTTGTCTTTTACAGTACAAGCGCAAACGAATCAGGGAAGTGCCTCATTAAAAGGGCGCTATGAACAGGGCAAAAGATTATACGAACAAGCGCAATATTCACAAGCCATTGAAGTATTCCGTACGCTAAGCAGGCAAGAACAAAGTAATCCCTATGTAGAATATGCCAACTATTATTTTGGGCTTTCTGCACTTAAAGCCGGTCAATACGATCTGGCAAAGAATATGTTCTTACAGGTGATTAGTAAATTTCCAAAATGGGATAAACTGGGAGAAGTAGATTATTGGCTGGCCGTTACCTATTTTAAAATGGGAGATTATGTTCAGGCAATGGGCTTAGTAAATGAAATTAATAACAGTCAGCTCAGTGCCTCTCTTAAAGAAGATGTAGCTTTTGCGAAAGAATATTTTTTAGGACAAGCTACTTCTGAAGAGTTAGATGTATTGCTCAGACAGCATCCCAAAGATAAAATGCTTGCCGAACAATTGGTAAAAAATATGTCCAGCAGACTCTACGATGCTGAGGGGCAGAGAGTGATAGATTCACTTGTAAATGCATTTGACATTGATCTGGCCAGCCTTGGTACGGTAAGTAAAGAAGCTTCAGTAAAGAAAAACAGCTATCAGATCGCAGTGCTTTTACCTTTTTTATACGGCAACCTAAAGCCTGAAGCCAGGCAACAGGGAAATCAATTTGTACTTGATCTGTACAAAGGTATTAAGATAGCGAGTGAAGAATTACAACAGAATGGGTTCAACATAAATATCCATGCCTACGATACAGAAAGGAGCGGTGATAAAACCAAGAGTCTGTTGAGCAGGCCTGAAATGGAGCAGATGGATGTGTTTATTGGTCCCTTATATGCTGGACCTATCCAGGAGGTTACGCAGTATACCAAGGAGAACCAAAAGTATATGTTCAACCCATTGTCCAGCAACCCTGCGGTTATCGGAGAAAACCCGTTTTCTTATCTGATGCTTCCCAGCTTGATTACACAAGGGCGAAGAGCGGCACAGTTTGCCATTGACTCTCTGGATAAAAATCATGCGGTGGTCATTACCAGTACTTCTGTTCAGGATTCTCTTAGAGTATCAAGTTTCGTAGAAGCCTTTGAAAAGGCAGGTCGTGAAACCACTGTTTTGGAAGAAGAAAATTTCAATAGAGAACGTATTGAAGAGCTGGTAGAAATGCTGGACGAACTGGGAGAAGATAATATGATTTATGTAGCTACTGATAAGGAACTGATCATCAGCAATACCGTCAGTGCTGTAGTGATGGCAGAAAATAACATCCCGGTGATCGGTAATGAAGATTGGCTAGGCATCAGCTCCATTTCATACGATCAGCTGGAAGGGTTTGAGGAGTACCTGATTGCTCCGGGCTATATCAACCCGGAAAATGAGAACTTCAAAGCTTTTAAAGAGCAGTACCGTAAAAAGTACTATGACATACCCAATAAATATGCTTATGCCGGCTATGATCTGCTTATGTACATAGGAAATATGCTGGACAAGTATGGCGTTTATTTCCAGGAGTTCTATACACAGAAAGATAAAATCAACAGTCTTCTATATTCTGGCTATGATTACTTCAATGCCAACGATAATCAATTGGTGCCTATTGTCAAATATGAAGAAGCTGAACTCAAAGAGGTAGATGTGCGTCCTTAA